The following proteins come from a genomic window of Pyxidicoccus sp. MSG2:
- a CDS encoding RtcB family protein → MSWKQHLEKAAEGHYVLPKTKSMKVDADLFLSDKLLWGEGPELPGLEDAVFDQVVNAASFPGVTRVAVTPDCHVGYGVPIGTVVETDGILLPTAAGYDIGCGMVQLQTSLMAEDVADPVKRRKWIDEVTKRIAVGVGASRVQKQRKVTDRTFAEVVRHGAKALGRGSSMTERDFIPVEDDRVDIPDRAFGKRDQLGSLGGGNHFTEMQVDQDGRVWVMLHTGSRGFGWNIAKHFFVAGAAHLGLKSRSEDLIWLDAESALGREYWNLHNMAANFAVANRLIIGEAVCASLEDVFGGTASVYYEISHNLIQKEAGKFVARKGATRAFPGKHPALKGTPWEKTGHPILIPGSMETGSAILFAEAGAEKSIYSVNHGSGRRLSRGEARRVLKQDVTDKRMAEAGILLNTRTTPLDESGPCYKNLDDVLETVELAGLARVAHRLKPVACIKGAD, encoded by the coding sequence ATGAGCTGGAAGCAGCATCTGGAAAAGGCCGCCGAGGGCCACTACGTCCTGCCGAAGACCAAGAGCATGAAGGTCGACGCGGACCTGTTCCTGTCCGACAAGCTGCTCTGGGGCGAGGGCCCCGAGCTGCCCGGCCTGGAGGACGCCGTCTTCGACCAGGTGGTCAACGCCGCGTCCTTCCCGGGCGTCACCCGCGTCGCCGTCACGCCCGACTGTCACGTGGGCTACGGCGTGCCCATCGGCACCGTCGTGGAGACGGACGGCATCCTCCTGCCCACCGCCGCCGGCTACGACATCGGCTGCGGCATGGTGCAACTGCAGACGTCCCTCATGGCCGAGGACGTCGCCGACCCCGTCAAGCGCCGCAAGTGGATTGACGAGGTGACCAAGCGCATCGCCGTGGGCGTGGGCGCCAGCCGCGTGCAGAAGCAGCGCAAGGTCACCGACCGCACCTTCGCCGAAGTCGTCCGCCACGGCGCCAAGGCCCTGGGCCGCGGCTCGTCGATGACCGAGCGCGACTTCATCCCCGTCGAGGACGACCGGGTGGACATCCCCGACCGAGCCTTCGGCAAGCGGGACCAGCTGGGCAGCCTGGGCGGCGGCAACCACTTCACCGAGATGCAGGTGGACCAGGACGGGCGCGTCTGGGTGATGCTCCACACCGGCAGCCGCGGCTTCGGGTGGAACATCGCCAAGCACTTCTTCGTGGCGGGCGCCGCGCACCTCGGCCTCAAGAGCCGCAGCGAGGACCTCATCTGGCTGGACGCGGAGAGCGCCCTGGGCCGCGAGTACTGGAACCTCCACAACATGGCCGCCAACTTCGCCGTGGCCAACCGGCTCATCATCGGCGAGGCCGTGTGCGCCTCGCTCGAGGACGTCTTCGGCGGCACCGCCAGCGTCTATTACGAAATCTCCCACAACCTCATCCAGAAGGAGGCCGGGAAGTTCGTCGCACGCAAGGGCGCCACGCGCGCATTCCCCGGCAAGCACCCCGCGCTCAAGGGCACGCCATGGGAGAAGACGGGCCACCCCATCCTCATCCCCGGCTCCATGGAGACGGGCAGCGCCATCCTCTTCGCGGAAGCAGGCGCGGAGAAGTCCATCTACTCCGTCAACCACGGCTCCGGCCGCCGGCTGTCTCGCGGTGAGGCGCGGCGCGTGCTGAAGCAGGACGTCACCGACAAGCGCATGGCCGAGGCGGGCATCCTCCTCAACACGCGCACCACGCCGCTCGACGAGTCCGGGCCCTGCTACAAGAACCTGGACGACGTGCTGGAGACGGTGGAGCTGGCCGGGCTCGCCAGGGTCGCCCACCGCCTCAAGCCCGTCGCCTGCATCAAGGGCGCGGACTGA
- a CDS encoding TIGR02266 family protein encodes MTSPSPAARPPPAPAREAELTRAENELSSHEARLAEQLARATAEASALTQRLNQTLAALERVRSEPDADPVLEEQAERLQSAVVPGLEVEAPREKALAARQAALEARRKAGQEMQAALKAHQEQAAHVARAVADAETVVKLQVEAAAARTRAKQEAAARAQQDAVRARQAEQARAQGAQAPAPAVPPAMVPKSKRPSGATEGLDARRNGRVRMHTSIDMRSDSNFFTGFSMDISEGGVFIATVDPVARGTQVELDFTLPGGRPMKVTGVVRWVRESNPRTPELMPGVGVQFTGLAPEVAHAITSFVTTRDPMFFPD; translated from the coding sequence ATGACCTCGCCGTCCCCTGCTGCCCGCCCGCCTCCGGCTCCTGCCCGCGAGGCGGAGCTGACTCGCGCCGAGAACGAGCTGTCCTCCCATGAGGCCCGCCTCGCCGAGCAACTCGCCCGTGCCACCGCCGAGGCGTCCGCGCTCACCCAGCGGTTGAACCAGACGCTCGCGGCGCTGGAGCGCGTGCGGTCGGAGCCCGACGCGGACCCGGTACTGGAGGAGCAGGCCGAGCGGCTGCAGTCGGCCGTGGTGCCCGGACTGGAGGTCGAGGCTCCGCGCGAGAAGGCGCTGGCGGCCCGCCAGGCGGCACTGGAGGCCCGGCGCAAGGCAGGCCAGGAGATGCAGGCCGCGCTCAAGGCGCACCAGGAGCAGGCGGCACACGTGGCGCGCGCGGTGGCCGACGCGGAGACGGTGGTGAAGCTCCAGGTCGAGGCAGCCGCGGCGCGCACCCGGGCAAAGCAGGAAGCGGCGGCGCGGGCCCAGCAGGACGCGGTGCGAGCGCGGCAGGCCGAGCAGGCCCGGGCACAGGGGGCGCAGGCTCCGGCTCCGGCGGTTCCGCCGGCCATGGTTCCGAAGAGCAAGAGGCCCTCGGGGGCGACCGAGGGGCTGGACGCGCGGCGCAACGGGCGGGTGCGGATGCACACGTCCATCGACATGCGCAGCGACTCCAACTTCTTCACCGGCTTCTCGATGGACATCAGCGAGGGCGGCGTCTTCATCGCCACGGTGGACCCGGTGGCGCGTGGCACGCAGGTGGAGCTGGACTTCACGCTACCGGGCGGCCGGCCCATGAAGGTGACGGGCGTGGTGCGCTGGGTGCGCGAGTCCAATCCCCGCACCCCGGAGCTGATGCCCGGCGTGGGCGTGCAGTTCACCGGGCTGGCACCCGAGGTGGCCCACGCCATCACCTCGTTCGTCACCACGCGAGACCCGATGTTCTTCCCGGACTGA
- a CDS encoding cupin domain-containing protein, translating into MSTPTRSSTVTVARPPRWDNRRRAEAVDNPSTEPAPEQAATPTVDKVNLAEKLALFSEHWSPRVVGDLNGQQVKLVKLQGPFVWHHHENEDELFLVLQGHLRMEFRERTVDVTPGEFIIVPRGVEHRPVAEEEVHVLLFEPASTLNTGNVRGERTVEQLQRL; encoded by the coding sequence ATGAGTACGCCCACCCGGAGCTCCACCGTCACCGTCGCCCGGCCGCCACGCTGGGACAACCGCCGCCGCGCCGAGGCCGTGGACAACCCCTCCACCGAGCCCGCGCCCGAGCAGGCCGCCACGCCCACCGTGGACAAGGTCAACCTCGCGGAGAAGCTCGCCCTCTTCTCCGAGCACTGGTCTCCCAGGGTCGTCGGTGACCTGAACGGCCAGCAGGTGAAGCTGGTCAAGCTCCAGGGCCCCTTCGTCTGGCACCACCATGAGAACGAGGACGAGCTGTTCCTCGTCCTCCAGGGCCACCTGCGCATGGAGTTCCGGGAGCGCACCGTGGACGTGACGCCGGGCGAGTTCATCATCGTCCCCCGCGGCGTCGAGCACCGGCCCGTGGCCGAAGAAGAGGTCCACGTGCTCCTCTTCGAGCCCGCCTCCACCCTCAACACCGGCAACGTCCGCGGCGAGCGGACCGTCGAGCAGCTCCAGCGCCTCTGA